GTCGGTATGGCCCACGATGGTCACTCGCACTTCGGGATCGAGGTTGCGGCTGACTTCATCGAGCACCGGACGCATGGAGGGCTTGATGTCGGCGCGGCCGACATCAAACGAGAAGTCCGCCGGCACATTCATCTTGATCTGGTTGTCCTGGGTGCGCGCCACCTCGATGCCGGTGCCTTGGCTGGCCTGCGCCAGCGCCGCGCGCTTGTCTTCCATGCGCTTGGACCAGAGGTTGCCGGCGATCGCGCCGATCGCGCCACCGACAGCGGCGCCCGTCCCCACCTTGCCGCCCGTCACGCCGCCGATGACGGCGCCCGCAGCCGCGCCTACCGCCGCGCCCTGGGCGGTGCCGCGCTCACGTTCGCTCATCGAGGAGCATCCGGTGGCGACCAGCGCCAATGCCAGCAGCGGCGTCAATACCCAACCGGCGCGCGGAGCGAAGCCGGTATGCAGGGGGCGATGGGTCTCAGGGCAGAACGTCGCTCGACGCGTCGATCCTGGGTGCCGCAAGGTCAGCGGCGTCTGGCTGGTGGCG
The Roseateles amylovorans genome window above contains:
- a CDS encoding OmpA family protein, yielding MPHAPATSQTPLTLRHPGSTRRATFCPETHRPLHTGFAPRAGWVLTPLLALALVATGCSSMSERERGTAQGAAVGAAAGAVIGGVTGGKVGTGAAVGGAIGAIAGNLWSKRMEDKRAALAQASQGTGIEVARTQDNQIKMNVPADFSFDVGRADIKPSMRPVLDEVSRNLDPEVRVTIVGHTDGTGPATINDPLSLDRAESVREYLVNHGVQRGRLVVEGRGAREPLASNATETGRAANRRVEIYLSQPAT